The following nucleotide sequence is from Pseudonocardia sp. C8.
TCACCTCGATGACCCCGCCGAGGGTGTCACCGGCCTCGTGCGCCGCGTCGATCTCGGCGGCCATCGCGGCGCCGGTCTCCTCGGTGAACGCGCGCACCGGGTTCGCGTCGATCCGGTCGAGGTCGTCCGGGCCGGGCAGCGGCTCGTCGTCCGGGGCGTCGACGGCACCGATCCCGACCACGTGGGACACGATCCGCACGCCGAGCGCCTGGTCCAGGAACGCCTTCGCGACCGTGCCGAGCACCACCCGGGCCGCGGTCTCCCGGGCGCTCGCGCGCTCCAGGACCGGGCGGGCCTCGTCGAAGCCGTACTTGGTCATCCCCGCGAGGTCGGCGTGGCCGGGCCGGGGCCGGGTCAGCGGCGCGTTGCGGGCCCGGTGCGCGATCAGCTCCGGGTCCACAGGGTCGGCCGCCATGACGGTCTCCCACTTCGGCCACTCGGTGTTGCCGATGCGGACGGCGACCGGGCCGCCCTGGGTGATGCCGTGCCGGATGCCGCCGACCACCTCGAGCTCGTCGGCCTCGAACGCCATCCGCGGGCTGCGGCCGTAGCCGAGCTTGCGGCGGGCCAGCTCGGCCTGCAGCTCCTTCGTGGTGATCCCGACTCCGGCGACCATGCCCTCGAGCACGCCCACCAGCGCAGGACCGTGGGACTCCCCGGCGGTCAACCATCGCAGCACGGCATCCATCCTCTCACCCGGGGTTTCCGGGCCCGGACCAGGCCGAGGCCGGGCCGGGGCGGCGGTGGGGGCATCAGCCCGGCCTGTGGCGGCGCGGCGGCCGTCCGGCCGGTCCCGGGTGGCGCGCCGTTCATCCGGCCGCGCCGGCCACGATCACGACGAGTGCCGAACCGAGCAGCACCGGTCCGTGCGGGAGCCTGCTCCCCCACCGTGCCCGGCCGGCGAGCAGCGCGCATCCGGCGACGGCGGCCGACAACAACGCGGTGAGCAGGGCCGCGGCCGCGAGCGCACTCCAGGACGGGCCGGTGACCGCGGCCCCGACCGGTCCGGCGAGCTTGACATCGCCGGCGCCCATCGCGACCGGCGAGATCAGGTGGACGGCGGCGTACGCCCCGGCCAGCAGCAGCGCCCCGGCGACTCCGCGCAGCACCGCGCCGGGCCCGGCCGGGAGGAGCGCGAGGACCACCGCCGGCAGCGCGGGCAGGGTCAGCGCGTCCGGCAACCGCCGCCGCAGCAGGTCCGTGGCCGCGCCGGCGACACCCAGCCAGCACACGACGGCGAGCACCGGTGCCCACCGGACGTCGATCAAGCCGCCGGCGCCCACCGCACCGAGCCCGGCCCACAGCACGCCGAGCCCGGCTTCGCACCACGGTGGTTCGACCGGTGCACCACGGCGCAAGCGGGCCAGCCAGCAGCGGGTCAGCGCGCCGGCGAGCGCACCGGCGGCGCCGAGGAGCAAGGTCGCGACGAGCGGGTGGTGCAGGAGGTCCATGCGATCGAGCCTGCCGTGGATCGGCACGGTTGCACCCACGACTTCGGCGCCTGTGGACAACTTTCCCGAGCGGTTCGGCGATGTCTGCGCGAGCGGGCCTGGTCCCGTTGCGAGCGGGCCTGGTCCCGTTTGCGAGAGGTCACCTGGACCCGGGTACGGCTCGGCTCCCGGCGCCGGCGCCGCGAAAGTGTCGGTGGTCGATTGTATGTTCTAGATATGCCCGTTGAGCAGGTGGTTCCGGAGGGTCTGGCGGGATTGCCCGTCGGCCCCGGGCTGGCCGCTGCGCTCGCCGGGCTGGACCTGGCCCGGGTACCCAACGACGACATCGTCGACGTCCTGCTCGCCCAGTCCCGGCAGCTGGCCCACGAGCAGGCCCGGATGCTGGCCGCGCTGGCCGAGGTGGTCTACCGGCGCCCGTTCGCCGGCCCCGGGCAAATCCACCGCGGCGAGACCCCCGAACCGTACGCCGCCGACGAGGTCCGGGCCGCGCTGGCCTGGACCCGGCGGGCCGCCGAGGCCGAAACCGACCTGGCCGTCGCACTGGTCCACGACCTACCCCAGGTCTGGACCGCCCTGGACCAGGGCCGGATCGACCGGGGCAAGGCCACGGTGTTCGCCACCCACCTGGCCGGCCTCCCCACCACGCTGCGGGAACGGGTCTGCACCGAGGTCCTGCCACACGCACCACGGCTGACCACCGGCCAGATCGCCGAGCGGATCAAACGCCTGATCCTGGAGGCCGACCCGGCCTACTTCGAGCAGCGCTACCGCCGCGCGATCCGCGAACGCCAGGTCGTGGCCTACCTGGCCGAAGACGGCACCGCCGTGCTGACCGCCACCGGACTACCCGCCGACGAAGCCGCCGCAGCCTGGGAACGACTCGACACCCTGGCCCGCGCCGCCCGCCACGACGGCCACCCCGGCACCCTCGACCAGGTCCGCGCCGACCTGGTCCTGGGCCTGCTCGACGGCTCCCTGCACGGCCTCAGCCGCGCCGAGATCCTGCACGCACTGCTGGAACGCTTCGCCGGCCACCCCGACACCCCCGACACCCCCGCTTCCCCGGACGGGGCAACCGGCAGCAGCCCCACACCCACCGCACCCGGATCCGCGTCCGCTCAGCCCGGTGCGGCCGAGTCCGACGGCACCGACTCCAGCAGCCCCGGCTCCGGCGGCCCCGACTCCGGCGATCCCGACCCCGCCCGACCGAACCGCCGCCGACGCCGCGGGGTCGGCGTCGAGGTCCGGGTCCCGCTGAGCACCCTGCTCGGCCTCGACCAACGCCCCGGCGAGATCCCCGGCTGGGGACCGATCCCCGCCGATGCCGCCCGCAGGATCGTGGCCCGCCAACACCGCGCCCAATGGCGCTGGGTCATCGTCGACACCGACGGGCACCTGCTCGCCGAAGGCCTCACCCGCCGACGACCCACCACCGGTATCCGCCGCCGCGACCGCGACCGCACCGACGAACACGACCACAAGGACGACGGCCCGGCCGGGGGCATCGTCGAGATCCACATCCCGGAAACCCTGCTCACCGAACTGGCCGCCGACGCGGCCCACCCCCGATGGGCCCGGGTGATCGCCGACATCACCGCCCGCTACCAGCACCACCGGCAGCAGGCCGCACCCGGCGCCGACCTCGACGCCCACCCCACCGCCCGCTTCCCCCGCGCCGCGCTGCGCCGCCACACCCAGGTCCGCGACCGCACCTGTACCTTCCCGACCTGCCGGACCCCGGCCCGACGCTGCGACCAGGACCACACCACCGACCACACCCACGGCGGCCCCACCACCCGCGACGATCTCGGACCGCTGTGCCGCCACGACCACACGCTCAAGACCGAAGCCGGCTGGGACCTCGACCAGCCCGAACCCGGCCGGTTCATCTGGACCAGCCCCCTCGGCAAGACCTACCCGGTCGCCCCCGAACCGATCCTGCCACCGCCGATGCCACCGCTACCGCCCGACAACGACCCCGGCGGCGAACCTCCGGACGCCGACACCGGACAGCACGACCTCGACCTGCACCGACGCCACCGCGCCCCACCCCAGGACGACACACCACCCGACGACACCGCCGCAGGTGGTCCTCATGACGACCCCACACCGTTCTGACCCGAACCGGCCGGCTCGGCGGTGGGTCGGCCGGGTGTGCCGCCACGGGCCCGGGCCGACTCCTCTACCTGCGTCCGCCGGTCCGCCCCGCCGCACGGTCTCCGTCCCGGGCAGGATGGACGGATGGGACCCGGTCTGCCGCAGGGCGCGCGCACGGCCTCGGCGATGTTCCGGGCCGAGGTCGACCACGGCGTCGCCGAGCTGGTGCAGGACCCGGACCGCCCGCAGTCGTGGACGCTGCTGCTCGATGGGACCGCGCAGTCGCACGTCGACCTCGCCGATCCCGAGCACCTGGAGTTCGAGTACCTCCGCCGGGTCGCGCACCTCGTCGACCTGGCCGGGCCGCCGTCGGCGCCGCTGCGGGTGCTGCACCTCGGCGGCGGCGCGTGGACCCTGGCCCGCTACGTCGCCGCGACCCGGCCCGGCTCGCCGCAGACCGTGGTCGAGCTGGACGCGGCGCTGGCCGAGTTCGTCGCACACCGGCTGCCCGGCCCGGGCGAGGCCGACGGGCTGCGGGTCGTCACCGCCGAGGCCCGGTCGAGCCTGGACCGGTTCCCGGCGGACGCGTTCGACCTCGTCGTGCTGGACGTCTTCGCCGGTGCCCGCACCCCCGCCCAGGTCACGACGGCCGAGTTCCTGCACGGGGTCCGCCGGGTGCTCGCACCGGCCGGTGTGTACGTCGCGAACCTCGGCGACGGCTCCCCGTGGCCGTTCCTGCCCGGCCAGGTCGCGACGGCGGGCACGGTGTTCACCGAGCTGGCGCTGATGGCGGCGCCGGACGTGCTGCACGGGCGCCGGTTCGGCAACCTCGTGCTGATCGGGTCGTGCCCGGAGCGCGACCTCCCGCTGCCGGGGCTCGTGCGGCGGGCCGCGGCGGACCCGTTCCCGGCCCGGGTGCTCGACGACGGCGGAACCCGGGCGCTCGGCCGGGGCGCCGCCGTCGTCACCGATGCGACCGCGGCACCGTCGCCGCGCCCGCCATCCGGGCTCTGGGGCCAGTAGCGATCAGGAGATCGACGGGTCGACCAGCACCTTCATCTTCTGCCCGGCCTTCAGCGCCTCGAAGCCCTCGGCCACGACGTCCGGCATCGCGATCTTCTCCACCCACCCGGTCGTGTCGTAGTGCCCCCGCCCCATCAGGTCGATCACCGCCCGGTAGTCCTCGGCGGTGTAGCAGAGCGAGCCCT
It contains:
- a CDS encoding spermidine synthase; this translates as MGPGLPQGARTASAMFRAEVDHGVAELVQDPDRPQSWTLLLDGTAQSHVDLADPEHLEFEYLRRVAHLVDLAGPPSAPLRVLHLGGGAWTLARYVAATRPGSPQTVVELDAALAEFVAHRLPGPGEADGLRVVTAEARSSLDRFPADAFDLVVLDVFAGARTPAQVTTAEFLHGVRRVLAPAGVYVANLGDGSPWPFLPGQVATAGTVFTELALMAAPDVLHGRRFGNLVLIGSCPERDLPLPGLVRRAAADPFPARVLDDGGTRALGRGAAVVTDATAAPSPRPPSGLWGQ
- the aroC gene encoding chorismate synthase, which translates into the protein MLRWLTAGESHGPALVGVLEGMVAGVGITTKELQAELARRKLGYGRSPRMAFEADELEVVGGIRHGITQGGPVAVRIGNTEWPKWETVMAADPVDPELIAHRARNAPLTRPRPGHADLAGMTKYGFDEARPVLERASARETAARVVLGTVAKAFLDQALGVRIVSHVVGIGAVDAPDDEPLPGPDDLDRIDANPVRAFTEETGAAMAAEIDAAHEAGDTLGGVIEVIAYGMPVGVGSYVQADRRLDARLAAALMGVQAMKGVEIGDGFRTAHRRGSVAHDEMVPAGGPKEGPAGTVPVTRLTNRAGGIEGGMTNGEPVRVRVAMKPISTVPRALRTVDTVTGEEATAIHQRSDACAVPRAGVVVETMVALVLAQAVLEKFGGDSLAETRRNVAGYLAGGDR
- a CDS encoding prepilin peptidase; this translates as MDLLHHPLVATLLLGAAGALAGALTRCWLARLRRGAPVEPPWCEAGLGVLWAGLGAVGAGGLIDVRWAPVLAVVCWLGVAGAATDLLRRRLPDALTLPALPAVVLALLPAGPGAVLRGVAGALLLAGAYAAVHLISPVAMGAGDVKLAGPVGAAVTGPSWSALAAAALLTALLSAAVAGCALLAGRARWGSRLPHGPVLLGSALVVIVAGAAG
- a CDS encoding HNH endonuclease signature motif containing protein, with product MPVEQVVPEGLAGLPVGPGLAAALAGLDLARVPNDDIVDVLLAQSRQLAHEQARMLAALAEVVYRRPFAGPGQIHRGETPEPYAADEVRAALAWTRRAAEAETDLAVALVHDLPQVWTALDQGRIDRGKATVFATHLAGLPTTLRERVCTEVLPHAPRLTTGQIAERIKRLILEADPAYFEQRYRRAIRERQVVAYLAEDGTAVLTATGLPADEAAAAWERLDTLARAARHDGHPGTLDQVRADLVLGLLDGSLHGLSRAEILHALLERFAGHPDTPDTPASPDGATGSSPTPTAPGSASAQPGAAESDGTDSSSPGSGGPDSGDPDPARPNRRRRRGVGVEVRVPLSTLLGLDQRPGEIPGWGPIPADAARRIVARQHRAQWRWVIVDTDGHLLAEGLTRRRPTTGIRRRDRDRTDEHDHKDDGPAGGIVEIHIPETLLTELAADAAHPRWARVIADITARYQHHRQQAAPGADLDAHPTARFPRAALRRHTQVRDRTCTFPTCRTPARRCDQDHTTDHTHGGPTTRDDLGPLCRHDHTLKTEAGWDLDQPEPGRFIWTSPLGKTYPVAPEPILPPPMPPLPPDNDPGGEPPDADTGQHDLDLHRRHRAPPQDDTPPDDTAAGGPHDDPTPF